The Spirochaetaceae bacterium DNA segment AAGCTAAATTAACGTTATTACTTACATCTAAAGTAGTTAGCCTATTACCGGGAGCTTCAAGAACCGCCAAATTAAGATTATTACTTACATCTAGGTTGGTTAACCTATTAAAGCTTATATTAAGATGAGTTAATTGTCGATTATGCGTTAAATTTAAAGAGGTAAATTTATTGAATAATAAATTAAGATTAGTTAAATGAGGGTTGTTACTTAAATCTAAATTAAGCAATCTTTCGCTGTAATTTATGCGTAAATCGGTTAAATTAATATTATTCCTTAAATTAAGACTGGTTAAGTTGGTATTATGTACCTCGAGGTTAGTTAAATTGGTAAGTCTGCTTACATCTAAACCGGTTAGCAGGTAAGAGCCCACACTAAGGTGGGTTAAGCGGGTATTGTTGTTTAAATTTAAGTCGGTTAAAGCATTACTTTGCCGCCCGCTTACGGTAAGCTGGGTTAGGTTAGGGTTATGGCTTAAGTCTAGCTGGGTTAAACTGCTCTGGCCTACATTAAGGTAACTTAAATGAGGGTTATTACTTACATTAAGGTTGCTTAAGGGGGTCCAAGAGGCATTAAGAGTAACTAAGTTAGTTAAATTACTTACATCAAGGTTAGTTAGCCGGTTGCCCCTCACATTAAGTTCGGTTAAATGAACAAGGCCGCTTACATCAAGCTGAGCTATCCTATTATGTTGCAGATTAAGGCTGGTTATGCCCGTCAGGTATTCAATGCCGGAGGCATTATCAATATTCCACATACCGGCACTAAATTCGCCGCTCATTCCAGCTAAAGCATCGCTTAAATTTTGGCCGGTAAGAGTGGCTTCACCGTTTAACCCTAACCTTCGGGCTACAGCCCCGCGCAAGGCCGAGTTAGGAAAAAGGCTGGTAAGGGTAGCGTCCTCCGGCACAGGCAAACCTTGCCCATAAGCCGTTAAAGTTGTTACTAACAAAACAAAAAGAAAAAACTTTTTCATTTAAAAACCTCTTAGTCTAAATTAACTCTGCCCGGCTTTTTTATTGAGCGCCAGTAACGATACGGGCATTGGGCAAACTGCTAAAGCCGATAATATCTTGCTGGGTTAAAGGGTTACCGCGTATCACCAGCTCTTGTAAATTAACAAGGCCAGTTACATCTAAACTAATTAGCTGGTTATTAGCCAAATTAAGAGTAACAAATTGTGTATTATTACTTACATTAAGGCTGGTTAGTTGGTTATTGCTTACATTCATAGTTCTTAAAGCAACGTTAGTAGTTAAATTTAACTGGCTTAGCTGGTTACCGCCGGCGCTAAGATGGGCCAAATTAACCAAACGGTCTAGGTTAAGGCTGGTTAGTTGATTATTACTTACATTAAAACTTTCTAACCTAAGCAAATTACTTACATCTAAACCAGTTAATTGATTATCTACCACCTGAAAAAAAGTTAAATTAACGTTACGGCTTACATCTAAGCCGGTTAAATCATTCCAATTTAAATTAAGCCTATCTAAATTAATATTATTACGTAAATTTATGCTGGTTAATTGGTTTCTTGCCAAATTAAGCTCGGTAAGTCTGGTTAGCCTTCGCACGTCAAGGCCGGTAAGCTGGTTACCCCCTGCCCAAAGGGTAGTTAAATTACTAAGCCTGCTTACATCTAGGCTGGTTAACTGGTTAGTATGCAGCTCTAAAACCGTTAAAGTATTAATCCGTCCAAAATTAATAGTGGTTAGTTGGTTAGTGGCAGCATAAAGATGGGTAAGCCTAGTCCGGCTTACATCTAAACTGGTTAGCTGGTTCCCCGCTATACTAAGCCAAGTTAAATTGGTGTTATTACTTACATTAAAATTAGTTAAGTTGTTGCCGGTTACATTAAGCCAAGTTAAACCCCTTAAATTGCTAATATCCAAATTATCTATTGAGTTGTTAAATAAATCGAGGCTGGTTAACCTAACGTTATTACTTACATTAAAACCGGTTAGTTGATTATCACGGGCATTCACTAAAGTTAAATTAACAAGACTATCAATATTTAAATGAGTTAATTGATTAGCTCTTGCATTAAGCTCGGTTAACCTAATCAGACCGTCTACATTAAGGCTGGTTAAGCGGTTATTATGCACCCATAAAACCGTTAAATTGGTAAGCCCATTAACATTAAGGTTAGTTAGCTGGTTATCTTGTAGTTCCAGCTCGGTTAAATGGCTAAGATGATTAACGGTGATACTCGTTAGCCGGTTATCGTTTACATAAAGATTAGCCAAAATAGTATTATTATTTAAATTAAGGCTAGTTAGCTGGTTAGCGCCTACGCTAAGCCAAGTTAATAAGGGATTATTACTTACATTAAAACCAGTTAAATTATTGTTACCCACATTAAGCCAAGTTAAATTGGTAAGAGTGTTTATATTAAGGCTGGCTAATTGATTGTTCCATAAATCTAGCACTCCTAAATTGGTAAGCCGGCTTATATCTAAGCTGGCTAACTGGTTATTACGGCCGCTAAACCAAGTTAAATTGGTAAGGTTACTTATATTAAGAGCAGTTAATTCGTTATCGCCTAAATCTAGCTCTACTAAGCGTGTTAGGTTATTTATATTAATGGCGGTTAATTGATTATTACCGGCATCAAGCCAAACTAACCCGGTAAGGTACTCTAGCCCCGCCGCATCGCTAATGTTTCGGCCGCTAATATCAAGGCCGCCGCCAAGTGCAGCTAAGGCATTACTTAGCTCTTGCCCGGTAAGGCCGGCATTACGGCCCAGCCGCTGGGCTACCGCTGTGCGTAAGTTGCCATCGGGGAATAAACTATTAAGGGTGGCGCCGGCCGGCACCGATAAACCCTGCCCGTAACTACTAGCTAAAGCCGTTATTAATAAAATAATGGTTAAACATTTTTTCATAAAAAAATCCTCTTATTATGGGTTATTACCAATAATAAAACAATTTTATCAATCGTGCAAGGTTGCTTTGTTGGTTGGGCGCCTCTTTATTCCGGGCAAATATCCTTTAGTTTTTTACCTTTAGCTAAATTGTCCACCAGTTTATCCAGCCAACGTATTTGCTGCATAAG contains these protein-coding regions:
- a CDS encoding leucine-rich repeat domain-containing protein, giving the protein MKKCLTIILLITALASSYGQGLSVPAGATLNSLFPDGNLRTAVAQRLGRNAGLTGQELSNALAALGGGLDISGRNISDAAGLEYLTGLVWLDAGNNQLTAININNLTRLVELDLGDNELTALNISNLTNLTWFSGRNNQLASLDISRLTNLGVLDLWNNQLASLNINTLTNLTWLNVGNNNLTGFNVSNNPLLTWLSVGANQLTSLNLNNNTILANLYVNDNRLTSITVNHLSHLTELELQDNQLTNLNVNGLTNLTVLWVHNNRLTSLNVDGLIRLTELNARANQLTHLNIDSLVNLTLVNARDNQLTGFNVSNNVRLTSLDLFNNSIDNLDISNLRGLTWLNVTGNNLTNFNVSNNTNLTWLSIAGNQLTSLDVSRTRLTHLYAATNQLTTINFGRINTLTVLELHTNQLTSLDVSRLSNLTTLWAGGNQLTGLDVRRLTRLTELNLARNQLTSINLRNNINLDRLNLNWNDLTGLDVSRNVNLTFFQVVDNQLTGLDVSNLLRLESFNVSNNQLTSLNLDRLVNLAHLSAGGNQLSQLNLTTNVALRTMNVSNNQLTSLNVSNNTQFVTLNLANNQLISLDVTGLVNLQELVIRGNPLTQQDIIGFSSLPNARIVTGAQ